The nucleotide window CGGCTCGGCCGGGGTGGGACCTGTCGGGAGTTGGCTGATTCTCCTGGGATGGGGCTTGGACCGAGCGGGAGAGAGGCTGGTCCGGCCGGGAAGTGGCCCGGACTGGTCGGGATGGGGCCAGACCAGCTGGGAAAGGGGTTGGAGCAGTCGGAACGGGGCTGGCCTGTGTCAAGATGGGGCTTGGATCCGGCTGGGACAGTCGCGATAGGATGGAGCTGGGAGGCGGTGGGGAAGGGGCTCTGATCCGGCTGGGAAGGCTCGCCCAGCTGGGACCAGCCTGCTGTGCCTGGGATGAGGCTTGAATTTGGCTGGGGTGGATCTTGTACCTGTCTGGGATGGGGCTTGGATGGGGCTGGTCCCaaggggggacacggagggtCTGTCCCTGCCCCAAGCTGTGGCAGGTGCTGGGGCTCTGGGTGGTGGCTCTTTGGGTTAGGAGGGTGTTGGGGTCAGGGTCCATCTGGCTGGAAGGACCTGTAGATCCCAGTGGGGTTCCCGGGCTGGCTGCAGGCGTTGCCCCTCATTGCCCCACTGGCTGGGACTGGCATGAGTGCCACCAGGAGCTGCTCTATCAATAATGGTGATTTCCCTTATCTCCTCATGTTTGCTGGAGGATTAGAGTGAGGAAGAGATTAGCTGTGCTtgtcctgctcctgtgcttccCCAGGCTGTTCCTTCTCTGCCAGTCTCCCCCAGGAAGGGATGTGCCACCTGCCTGTAACTTCTTGCTGTAGGATGGGGGCAAAGAGAGAAGGAATAACCTTAAATCAGTTGTTGAACTTCTCCTCCTGCATCCTGAAAGGTGAGAATCCAGGAGCAGGATTTGTAAGCTTGGTCTCTCCCTGCATCTGTCACTTGtcactgctgcttccctgctttCTGTGGGGCGTGGGAAACACCTCCAGAACGCTCTGAGCTCCTGCCCCACCTACTCCGTGGGCTGCTCTGACTGTGCTTTCTCCCGTGCTGAGGTCTGAGCCCAGTGCCAGGCTTGGCTGCCTGGGAGTGCTGGTGTGCTTTCTTCTGGAATTGGGTCCCAGTTGCTTAATAAGCCACTTCAGGGGTTATTCCTAGTTAAATGGTGAAAATGCATGGCCTTGTCTTCCCGGTGGAGGAGGCTTCCGGAGAGCAACCCTTAGACTTTGGACAGGGTGTCCTCATGGAAGCAGCGCTCTCCTTTGGTGTCCTTAGGGATTATACCCTTGGCTCTCTGCTGAATCATCTCTGGAGCAAGATCTCTTAGTGGGTTTGCAGGGaacaaaggcagcagcacaaggaggCTCTTCCCTGGCCTTCCTGGTCCCTGGATGGAGCCCAGCATGGCTCTGCTGAAAGGTGTATGTTGATTAAGGAAGCTGAAGAGCCCAGTGGGATTTGTACCAGTTGCACATGGATTTGCTCATCTCCTCACACGCCCTTGTGCTCTGAGGTAACAGCTGTGCCCGTGGGTTCCCAGGCTTGCACTGTGTTGGGTTGTGCCTCGTGTTAAGATCCAGTCACTCCTGCTGAGCTGTGGGAGAGTGGGAAAAAGGTATCTCACCCTTTTGGAGCCAGGTCCAGCCTGGCATCAAGTGGAGAGCATGGAGCAGATGCAGGTTTTACAAACCCTCCAGATTCCCACTGTAGGACAGGATGGATGGAGGCTCCCTGGGCTTGGAATTCAGTGAGGGAAATTCTTCCTTCTGGCTTCTCAAAGCAGAAGGTGAAGCTGAGAGCCAGAGGTGGCTGGGGGAGGGCAGTGACCCTCCGAGCTGTGCCGTGGGGCAGCAGgtgctggctgcaggcagagctgcgGCCCCTTCCTCTCGCTCTTACTTTGGCTGCGGTGCAGGGGTTGCATATTTGGAAGGAGCTGAGCTACCTTCTGCCTGCCCAGACCTGACAaccacgggggggggggggtgttgtttGGAGAGGGTTGTGTTTGGGGGGGGCTTTTCCTGGCAATGTGAAATGATAGAAATGCCAGGCCGGGGCCACAGTGCTGTGCCATCGCTCAGTGATGCGGAGACGTGGTGAGTTGTTGAGCTTCTTTCTTGGCAGAGATTTTGGGCTCCCCATGCTCTCCCCTGCTGCGGGGCTGCTCAGATATCCCTGGTCTTGGTCACTTGAGCTTGTGCTGGCTTTTTTTCAAAACCTTGGGACTCATCTCTCAGAGGGTCTATCCccaccctccctgtgcccctccGCCAGCTCAGGTATCAGCGCTTGGGGTTCccctggctcagcagcagccaggatgTGCTGGCAAGGGCAGGCACTTGTGCTGCTTCTGTCTGGCTCGTGGTGAGGGCACCTGGGCCTGGGATGAGTGAGAGCTGTGGGGGAGATGGAAAAGTGTTGTAATAATTCCATCCGTGCAGCAGAGGTGTGGGAATGTCCTTCCGAGGTTGTTTGAATCCATTTGGGTACAGGTGTCGATGTTGCTGGTGGGGCCCAGGCAGCTCCTACCTCCCATTCCTCTCCGAGGAGCAGGACAcatccctctctgctccctttgGGTTTTGGTGGTTGAGGTTCTGGCCTTGAAATGCCACAAGCTGGGGACCTACTGGAACCCTGTTGGGACAGAGAGCTCAGGGATGAGTCCCATAGAATGACACAGGTCCCTGGCATAGCACTGTGCCAAGAACTTAGCTGGTGGAACCAgagagagctctgtgtgtgccatgggcagtgttgctgggctgggctgaagGTGGAGTAGTTTCCCAAGGGCTTTGCTCCAAGTGGAGATGGCTTGTCTGGGAAGAGACAGTGGAGGCTCCTCCAGCACACCCTGTGTCTTCAGGGACAGGTCTGATGGGGCTTGTGACTAGGAGCTgaaggcagagcctggagcGTCCCTTCATCCCTGTCTGACTCTgagcccttccctggcagatTTTCCCCCGGGCTCTCTCCTCTGctgttctgctgctcctgctcgtGGCCGTgctgagcagaggcaggaggtgcAGCATCGCCAAAATCCTCCAGCAGTACCGCGCTGTCATCTTCCATGAGATCCAGAACCTGGTGAGCCGAGGGCGGGTGTCTGCCTgggtccccagccctggctctggggaatgctgctgagctggatgcagccctgctgtgggatgtggggagGGATGAGCTTGGAAGCTTAATATGGAGCTGGCTGCTTTGCCAGCAGTACTGGGGAGGGTGTTGTGTTTAAATGGGTAATTCTTGCCTCAGATGGGAGGCACCGATCCTGGGGGGTGCTGGatcttcttgctttttttctccagaaaaaccTGAGTGGGTCGGTGCACAGGAGCGGGAGGGCTGGGCCGGCTTGTCGTTCAGACAAGGTGAGCACTGAGggacctggggctgggctgtggcatGGGCTGAGCCCCCAGGGAGCCACAGAATCCCCCTTCCTGCCCGGGGCCACgtgcctctctcctctccagGACCAGAAGATCCTGCTGTCCATCTACAACATCAGCATGTCCCTGAGGGAGGTGGGGGCTGGCACCCTGCACAGCCATGAGGAGCTGGCGGTCTGGAAGGTGGCCAAGAACACCGACTTTGTGCTCCGggagaactgcaggaaaatCAGCAAGGTGGGagccctctccttcccagccaCCCCAGTGGCCCCCagttccccagggctgtgggcagaCCCTGCCCCACTGAGTGCTCTCATGCTGCCCATGAGGaggctccaggctctgcctgcagcatccCGGGAGCCGGGGGATGCTGATGGCACATCCATCCTGGTGAGCTTTAGACTGGCCAAGGAGGCAAGTCCAGCTGTGGTGGTGTGGGACAGGCTGGTAGCGTTTTACCACCAGCTCTCAAGTGGGTTTTTCCACCTGTGCCATCATGCCATGGCTGATGTGGAACACAAGACTTTGTCCTGTTGGGATACTCACCCAGTGGGTGCATTCACTCAGTTCTGCTCTTGCTTCTGGGTGTACATAGGCAGGAACTGGGATTTATCCCCAGAGGGCTGGGTTCCCCTGGCATTCCCAGGGCTCTGTCGGGGAAACCCCATCCAGGAGGATCCCTATGGCAATCCCAGCAGCTCATTAACCAGCAGGGAAACCCCAGGGAAATGAGGCACCAGATCCTGCCTTCCATCTCTGCTTGGCCCTGGCACAATGCTGGGACTGTCCTCACTGCCACTGCTGGGGACATCCCCTGGGGACAACCCTGCCTAGTGTCTACTGCTGTGGGATGGAGCTGTTGCTGCTCTGGAAACCTCACCTGGTGTCTGTGGGTGTGCTATGGGGTGAACGCTGCTGGCTCAGGTGGGGACAACCACCCCTGGGGACTCCTGGGGACTTGGGACCATGTCCTTGCCATGACCATGGGCAGTGTGGCCACCTCAGCCTGCAGTTCTGCCCACGCAGACCCCACATGTGGTGGCTTTTGTCCCCTGACTAACGTCTGTGTGACGGTGGGGGGGATTTCTGCTCCCTCCCTCGGCACACTGCCCGCAGACCCCGTTGCGCAGcaccccggcacagccccggcgCGGGGGACCCGGCCGCAGGAGGAAGCAGCTGCGGGAGATCGGGAGGAAGGCGGACAGGCTGGCGACCTGCTGGGAGAAGCTCTATGCCCTGCACGCACCCCACCAGGCACCCCGGCACTCGTAGGGACGCCCTCGCCACGCGCGGGAGGGACGCACTGCCCCGGCACCGGCTGCTGGTGGCTCCTTTGGGAACCTGGGACAAACTCAGCCCTGAGGGCAGCGGCGTTGCTACCGGCAGATGCCCGAGCTGAATTCATCCTCCTGTTCCAAGTGGTGCCCAGGGACCGGCTCCATCTCCCGTGGTTGGGGCTGGCAGGTTGGTTTGCTGCTGTGGGACGGCTGCGGCAGGAACCTGGAACACCAGAAACACTGGGAAGAAGGGGAAGCACTAAATACAGAAGGTGAGGTGTGGATTCTGCAACGCTCCTGGGCCTGCAGCACCTACTGCTCTCTTGGGGACAATGGTTGCATTTTGGGGCAGAAAGAGGACATGTGGGGACACGGCTCTGAGGGCTTTGTTGGAAGGGGGACTACAGTGCACCTACAAGGCTCTGAGGGTGGCTGGGCTGTGGAGAGGGGCATGTGTCCCTGTGGTACTGCTGGgacacacagagcagctgggCACCTGCAGTGGACAGGGAAGCTGGGGTGCATCACTGGGCACCTCAGGAAACCTGGGTAGTGCCAGTGTCCTTGGATATACAGAAAAATCCTAGGCAGGTGCTGGTGTTCAGGGCCAAGGCTCAGCCTTTGGGACAGGCAGCACTGTGGGGGGACctggctgctcagctctgcaggtgcCCCAGCAGGGAGGCGATGGTGGGATGTGGGGTTTGGTGAGCTGAGGACCATCCTCCCTTTGTCAccatgctctgccagcaccCTGTTCGTGGTCCCTGCTGCCCTGTTGGGTGGCAAACAGCCTCTGGAAAGCCAGAAATAAAACCTCTCCTTCCTTAGAAGCACTTAGGGTTCTTTATCTGGTGATCCAGAGGCTCTTGTGCTGTGGATGGAGCTGGCAGGGTGCAGGGTCTGGGCAtggggctgtggctgtgcaTGTCCAGGCAGGAGCCTGCAGCGGGGGTGGGCACCGCGGCATCTTGCCTCTGCCCTCTGTGCCTGCATCCCTGGCCCATGGGCTTCTGTTGGTGTGTGGGCGATGGAGGACaggagctgctctcctgggagacCGTTTCTCCTCTGGAGCAGCGGCTGGGAGGGCCCACAGTGCGCCCCTGTGCCTCTCCAGCCGGGTGGGTGCTGTCCCAGCCCTGAGTGGGGCCAGCCCGGCTCTGGAGGACACGAGGTGGCAGCAgtgggctgtgtgtgctgagcgGAGCCGGGCGCTGCCCACGCCGTGTGTCCCCACGGCCACGCCAGCATTGCCCGTTCTTTTCCCACGAGAGCCTCGGTCACCACCCCCGgtctgggcagggctgtggccGGGGGGGAGCAATGGGGTGCTGCTGGTGAGTGGGACACCCACCCATGTGCCTTGGAGGGAATAGAGGGGCATGTTTCTCTGGGGTAGTCTGGGTGAGGTTCAAACATCCGGCTGGGGAGAGGGATTtagggaggggagggcaggggattCTCAATGGTCCTTGCCCACCCTCTCTCCCTCTGGGCTAGAAagagctggaggggctgcagtgccagggtggGTGAGAGAgggcccctccccaccctgagcacacCAGAATTGCCAGGGTGTAGTGTGGTGCAGGCAGGACCCCTTGATTTGATGGGGCAGAACAGGGACCCTGGTTTGGGGGTGAGAGCAGGGGGCTGCAACTTCTGAATGATGCTTTATGGGGTCTCTCCAGGGCACGTGGGCCCTAGGGGGTGACATCTGCCCAGCTTGGGGCAGGCTGGCACCAGGGACCATCCAGGGAGCTGCAGTTCAGCACATCCCAATGCCAGAGACCTCCCAGTGCCATGCTCCTCCCTGGCTGGTCCCATCATGCCTGGGCTCCTTCCTCCcggctccatcctcctccttgGGAGAGAGCACTGCCCTTTTTGCTGCCTCCACAGGAGGTTTTGCACTGGCTTAGattctgaatttctttcttattcccCCTCCGTTATCCCAACCACCCTTCAAAATAGTCCTATTGATGCTTGATATCCaatggatggggctgggggcccCACCAGGACCACGTAGCTCAAGCACCAACAGGATTGGGACGGTGACTTTGGACAGGATGACTCACAACCTTTTTCTTTATCAAGGCTGGAGCAAAGTCCCCCCTCCAGTGACCTGTCAGCACCTTCCCAGATAAACCAGAGCAGTAACTGCCTCTGTTCACTAcccttccctcccaggcagctgctgctgaaccGGGAACCCggtgcagcagcaggaatgagtgcatggaaaggaaggaaagagtgAAGGAAGAAGcaacagggagggaggggaaaaagcgAGGTCGAAGCAATGGTGGAATCACAGCAAAAACAGCCGGAAAAAGGAAACAGGCCCTGaaaagtcaaataaaaataGCAGTGAGGCGAACCCAAGTGTGCAGCACATGGGAGTGAGCGCATTTCCTTCGAGGGCAGCACCACACGCTCCCGGCTGCTCCGGGGGGGCCGCTCTGATGTGGCTCCAGCTGCCGCCACGGCCCCCCCActcccctgtgctgtgccagccccttGGCAGCCGCTGGGCGCCCTGCCAGCCCCCTCCTTGCCCGTGGTCCCTGTGTGCCTTGTGTgagcccgcccggcccgggggctgcagggatgtaGAAGAGGTGCACACGCATGTTAGAGCTGAGGGGGATGCAAGGGTCGGGGGGGGGGCTCGCTGGCCGTGCCCACGCCCTCTCCTCGTGCCCTGTGCCGCCGGCGGGTTGCCTTGCCAGATGCATCCAAGCGCTGTGTGAGCAGCGCGATCTCggctccctcccttccctgcttgtTTTGCAATCATGGCAGGGTCCCGCTGGGAGATGGGGGTTGGAGGGGGgaggctgtggggacagggatggggacaaggaTGGGGGCTGGTACTTCTTGCCAGCACCAGTGGGTTGCATCCCAACCCAGCTTTGGGCTGAgctcagaggcagcagcagaaccCAGTGGGCTGGGACACTGTTCTGCAGGACAGTGCTGA belongs to Pseudopipra pipra isolate bDixPip1 chromosome 17, bDixPip1.hap1, whole genome shotgun sequence and includes:
- the C17H20orf204 gene encoding uncharacterized protein C20orf204 homolog: MPPPRGPGLGRRRCRVPSPPTVEPSSNRGPRRSGTRGRAALPGAAAGAAPAGLHAQIFPRALSSAVLLLLLVAVLSRGRRCSIAKILQQYRAVIFHEIQNLKNLSGSVHRSGRAGPACRSDKDQKILLSIYNISMSLREVGAGTLHSHEELAVWKVAKNTDFVLRENCRKISKTPLRSTPAQPRRGGPGRRRKQLREIGRKADRLATCWEKLYALHAPHQAPRHS